The following coding sequences are from one Ornithodoros turicata isolate Travis chromosome 1, ASM3712646v1, whole genome shotgun sequence window:
- the LOC135398864 gene encoding uncharacterized protein LOC135398864: MSGGDGTALVPTTTPLFISVPSTDPRVTPWSESPSWSQAVTRSLWTNASYVHPYYSYQQSCYQAPAPGHQDHITQSTWSTTPSLSYRKQGWDETPASTAPRMSTYATPQQQVYPFMIPSAPTQSGLIATQPSMMYEAMSYSMTAGQPLMYPAVGTGLNQDLMYPIDSTTIDLFGTMPNPYSDVCATGDGFWNAEARNVDTTSDQQGRVSLPSFESAFCQPWRCVVTPGVFEVQTNWYGVENPQPLDTYSSYEGMQQESQRKEPWCIDGVDDLVEDGYGVPPVGAVDESESSCNGVQTADAGQGDDVQQGNAV, translated from the coding sequence ATGTCCGGAGGTGATGGTACTGCTCTAGTGCCAACAACCACTCCGCTTTTCATCTCGGTTCCGTCCACAGACCCGAGGGTAACTCCCTGGTCGGAGTCACCTTCATGGTCACAAGCAGTTACAAGGTCACTGTGGACGAATGCTTCCTACGTACACCCGTATTATTCGTACCAACAATCGTGTTACCAGGCCCCTGCTCCTGGCCATCAAGATCATATCACGCAGAGCACTTGGAGTACTACGCCTTCATTGTCTTATCGAAAACAAGGTTGGGATGAGACGCCTGCTTCCACGGCACCCAGAATGAGTACATACGCCACTCCTCAACAGCAGGTGTACCCATTCATGATCCCAAGTGCACCAACTCAATCGGGGTTGATTGCTACTCAGCCAAGCATGATGTATGAGGCGATGAGCTACTCAATGACAGCTGGGCAGCCCTTGATGTATCCTGCAGTAGGAACTGGATTAAACCAAGATCTCATGTACCCTATTGATAGCACGACCATAGATCTTTTTGGTACAATGCCGAATCCATATTCCGACGTCTGCGCGACAGGAGATGGTTTTTGGAATGCTGAAGCACGAAATGTGGATACCACCTCGGACCAACAGGGACGAGTTTCACTGCCGTCCTTCGAGTCTGCCTTCTGTCAGCCGTGGAGGTGCGTGGTGACCCCTGGCGTGTTTGAAGTTCAAACCAATTGGTATGGGGTCGAAAATCCGCAACCATTGGATACATATTCCTCATATGAAGGAATGCAACAGGAGAGCCAGAGGAAAGAGCCTTGGTGCATTGATGGCGTTGATGATCTGGTTGAAGATGGGTATGGCGTGCCCCCTGTGGGTGCAGTGGATGAAAGTGAGTCAAGCTGCAACGGTGTACAGACCGCCGACGCAGGGCAAGGGGATGATGTGCAACAAGGAAATGCAGTATGA